A region from the Acanthopagrus latus isolate v.2019 chromosome 8, fAcaLat1.1, whole genome shotgun sequence genome encodes:
- the irak4 gene encoding interleukin-1 receptor-associated kinase 4 isoform X3, with protein MNNSVTSATYIRNLSYSLLRKVSDFLDPQDRWRDVMVSIRKPNGDSRYSQHHVRRFEALVVQGKSPTVELLRDWGTTNSTVGELVDILKSHRLLAAASVLLPDSLEETVSAEPQQASPTVETYSAHPTRLLEETETQMPADSSEQTQILQESSELGHTGGCPSFFYNELMKITGNFDDRPVSDGGSRLGEGGFGTVYKGLLNDRPVAVKKLTPMDDVSPDELRVQFDQEIQTLKVLKHENLVDMVGFSCDGQHPCLVYPLMVNGSLLDRLACLGSPPLSWRQRCLIAEGTARGLEYLHSNHHVHRDVKSANILLDETFVAKVSDFGLTRASSKRTSTTMMTERIVGTRAYMAPEALRGEITPKSDVFSFGVVLLEILSGLPPADENREPQLLMEVWYDIDDEDEDLTLEDFLDKKMGDWELSQVESVYSLACSCLHERKNRRPFIKQVVLELKGVVKSISLAQE; from the exons ATGAATAACTCGGTAACTTCCGCTACTTACATCCGCAACCTCAGCTACAGTTTACTTCGCAAGGTGTCCGATTTCCTGGACCCTCAGGACAGGTGGAGGGACGTCATGGTGTCCATACGGAAGCCGAACGGGGACTCCAGGTACTCTCAGCATCATGTGAG gAGGTTCGAAGCTCTTGTTGTTCAGGGTAAGAGTCCCACAGTGGAGCTGCTTCGTGACTGGGGGACCACCAACAGCACAGTGGGTGAACTGGTGGACATTTTGAAGAGTCacaggctgctggctgctgcgtctgtcctcctgcctg ACTCACTGGAAGAGACCGTATCTGCAGAGCCGCAGCAGGCCTCCCCAACGGTCGAAACGTACAGCGCACATCCAACGAGACTactggaggagacggagacacAGATGCCAGCAGACAGCTCTGAGCAGACACAGATTCTACAGGAGAGCAGTGAACTAGGTCACACAGGTG GTTGTCCCAGTTTTTTCTACAACGAGCTCATGAAGATCACAGGAAACTTTGACGACCGCCCCGTGTCAGACGGCGGCAGCAGGCTCGGAGAGGGAGGCTTCGGCACCGTATACAAAGGTCTCCTGAACGACAGACCTGTTGCAGTGAAAAAGCTCACACCA ATGGATGACGTCTCCCCGGACGAGCTGCGAGTTCAGTTCGACCAAGAGATCCAGACTCTGAAAGT GTTGAAACACGAGAACTTGGTCGACATGGTTGGATTTTCCTGTGATGGACAGCACCCATGTTTGGTGTACCCCTTAATGGTTAATGGTTCTCTGCTGGACCGACTAGCTTGTTTG GGAAGTCCCCCACTGTCCTGGCGACAGAGATGCCTGATAGCTGAAGGCACAGCGAGAGGCTTGGAGTATCTGCACAGCAACCATCATGTCCACAGGGATGTTAAAAG TGCGAATATCCTGTTGGATGAAACATTTGTGGCAAAGGTCTCAGACTTCGGGCTGACGAGAGCGTCGTCCAAGCGGACGTCAACAACCATGATGACAGAGAGGATCGTGGGCACCCGTGCGTACATGGCACCCGAAGCGCTGAGAGGAGAGATCACACCAAAATCTGACGTCTTCAGCTTTGGAGTG GTGTTGTTGGAAATATTGTCTGGACTCCCGCCAGCCGATGAAAACCGTGAGCCACAGCTCCTG ATGGAGGTATGGTATGACATAGATGATGAAGACGAGGACCTGACTCTCGAGGACTTCCTGGACAAAAAGATGGGAGACTGGGAGCTGAGCCAGGTGGAGAGCGTCTACTCCCTGGCCTGCAGCTGTCTCCACGAGAGGAAAAACAGACGGCCATTCATCAAACAG GTCGTGTTGGAGCTTAAAGGAGTGGTCAAGAGCATTTCACTGGCGCAGGAGTGA
- the irak4 gene encoding interleukin-1 receptor-associated kinase 4 isoform X4, translated as MNNSVTSATYIRNLSYSLLRKVSDFLDPQDRWRDVMVSIRKPNGDSRRFEALVVQGKSPTVELLRDWGTTNSTVGELVDILKSHRLLAAASVLLPDSLEETVSAEPQQASPTVETYSAHPTRLLEETETQMPADSSEQTQILQESSELGHTGGCPSFFYNELMKITGNFDDRPVSDGGSRLGEGGFGTVYKGLLNDRPVAVKKLTPMDDVSPDELRVQFDQEIQTLKVLKHENLVDMVGFSCDGQHPCLVYPLMVNGSLLDRLACLQGSPPLSWRQRCLIAEGTARGLEYLHSNHHVHRDVKSANILLDETFVAKVSDFGLTRASSKRTSTTMMTERIVGTRAYMAPEALRGEITPKSDVFSFGVVLLEILSGLPPADENREPQLLMEVWYDIDDEDEDLTLEDFLDKKMGDWELSQVESVYSLACSCLHERKNRRPFIKQVVLELKGVVKSISLAQE; from the exons ATGAATAACTCGGTAACTTCCGCTACTTACATCCGCAACCTCAGCTACAGTTTACTTCGCAAGGTGTCCGATTTCCTGGACCCTCAGGACAGGTGGAGGGACGTCATGGTGTCCATACGGAAGCCGAACGGGGACTCCAG gAGGTTCGAAGCTCTTGTTGTTCAGGGTAAGAGTCCCACAGTGGAGCTGCTTCGTGACTGGGGGACCACCAACAGCACAGTGGGTGAACTGGTGGACATTTTGAAGAGTCacaggctgctggctgctgcgtctgtcctcctgcctg ACTCACTGGAAGAGACCGTATCTGCAGAGCCGCAGCAGGCCTCCCCAACGGTCGAAACGTACAGCGCACATCCAACGAGACTactggaggagacggagacacAGATGCCAGCAGACAGCTCTGAGCAGACACAGATTCTACAGGAGAGCAGTGAACTAGGTCACACAGGTG GTTGTCCCAGTTTTTTCTACAACGAGCTCATGAAGATCACAGGAAACTTTGACGACCGCCCCGTGTCAGACGGCGGCAGCAGGCTCGGAGAGGGAGGCTTCGGCACCGTATACAAAGGTCTCCTGAACGACAGACCTGTTGCAGTGAAAAAGCTCACACCA ATGGATGACGTCTCCCCGGACGAGCTGCGAGTTCAGTTCGACCAAGAGATCCAGACTCTGAAAGT GTTGAAACACGAGAACTTGGTCGACATGGTTGGATTTTCCTGTGATGGACAGCACCCATGTTTGGTGTACCCCTTAATGGTTAATGGTTCTCTGCTGGACCGACTAGCTTGTTTG CAGGGAAGTCCCCCACTGTCCTGGCGACAGAGATGCCTGATAGCTGAAGGCACAGCGAGAGGCTTGGAGTATCTGCACAGCAACCATCATGTCCACAGGGATGTTAAAAG TGCGAATATCCTGTTGGATGAAACATTTGTGGCAAAGGTCTCAGACTTCGGGCTGACGAGAGCGTCGTCCAAGCGGACGTCAACAACCATGATGACAGAGAGGATCGTGGGCACCCGTGCGTACATGGCACCCGAAGCGCTGAGAGGAGAGATCACACCAAAATCTGACGTCTTCAGCTTTGGAGTG GTGTTGTTGGAAATATTGTCTGGACTCCCGCCAGCCGATGAAAACCGTGAGCCACAGCTCCTG ATGGAGGTATGGTATGACATAGATGATGAAGACGAGGACCTGACTCTCGAGGACTTCCTGGACAAAAAGATGGGAGACTGGGAGCTGAGCCAGGTGGAGAGCGTCTACTCCCTGGCCTGCAGCTGTCTCCACGAGAGGAAAAACAGACGGCCATTCATCAAACAG GTCGTGTTGGAGCTTAAAGGAGTGGTCAAGAGCATTTCACTGGCGCAGGAGTGA
- the irak4 gene encoding interleukin-1 receptor-associated kinase 4 isoform X1 has translation MNNSVTSATYIRNLSYSLLRKVSDFLDPQDRWRDVMVSIRKPNGDSRYSQHHVRRFEALVVQGKSPTVELLRDWGTTNSTVGELVDILKSHRLLAAASVLLPDSLEETVSAEPQQASPTVETYSAHPTRLLEETETQMPADSSEQTQILQESSELGHTGGCPSFFYNELMKITGNFDDRPVSDGGSRLGEGGFGTVYKGLLNDRPVAVKKLTPMDDVSPDELRVQFDQEIQTLKVLKHENLVDMVGFSCDGQHPCLVYPLMVNGSLLDRLACLQGSPPLSWRQRCLIAEGTARGLEYLHSNHHVHRDVKSANILLDETFVAKVSDFGLTRASSKRTSTTMMTERIVGTRAYMAPEALRGEITPKSDVFSFGVVLLEILSGLPPADENREPQLLMEVWYDIDDEDEDLTLEDFLDKKMGDWELSQVESVYSLACSCLHERKNRRPFIKQVVLELKGVVKSISLAQE, from the exons ATGAATAACTCGGTAACTTCCGCTACTTACATCCGCAACCTCAGCTACAGTTTACTTCGCAAGGTGTCCGATTTCCTGGACCCTCAGGACAGGTGGAGGGACGTCATGGTGTCCATACGGAAGCCGAACGGGGACTCCAGGTACTCTCAGCATCATGTGAG gAGGTTCGAAGCTCTTGTTGTTCAGGGTAAGAGTCCCACAGTGGAGCTGCTTCGTGACTGGGGGACCACCAACAGCACAGTGGGTGAACTGGTGGACATTTTGAAGAGTCacaggctgctggctgctgcgtctgtcctcctgcctg ACTCACTGGAAGAGACCGTATCTGCAGAGCCGCAGCAGGCCTCCCCAACGGTCGAAACGTACAGCGCACATCCAACGAGACTactggaggagacggagacacAGATGCCAGCAGACAGCTCTGAGCAGACACAGATTCTACAGGAGAGCAGTGAACTAGGTCACACAGGTG GTTGTCCCAGTTTTTTCTACAACGAGCTCATGAAGATCACAGGAAACTTTGACGACCGCCCCGTGTCAGACGGCGGCAGCAGGCTCGGAGAGGGAGGCTTCGGCACCGTATACAAAGGTCTCCTGAACGACAGACCTGTTGCAGTGAAAAAGCTCACACCA ATGGATGACGTCTCCCCGGACGAGCTGCGAGTTCAGTTCGACCAAGAGATCCAGACTCTGAAAGT GTTGAAACACGAGAACTTGGTCGACATGGTTGGATTTTCCTGTGATGGACAGCACCCATGTTTGGTGTACCCCTTAATGGTTAATGGTTCTCTGCTGGACCGACTAGCTTGTTTG CAGGGAAGTCCCCCACTGTCCTGGCGACAGAGATGCCTGATAGCTGAAGGCACAGCGAGAGGCTTGGAGTATCTGCACAGCAACCATCATGTCCACAGGGATGTTAAAAG TGCGAATATCCTGTTGGATGAAACATTTGTGGCAAAGGTCTCAGACTTCGGGCTGACGAGAGCGTCGTCCAAGCGGACGTCAACAACCATGATGACAGAGAGGATCGTGGGCACCCGTGCGTACATGGCACCCGAAGCGCTGAGAGGAGAGATCACACCAAAATCTGACGTCTTCAGCTTTGGAGTG GTGTTGTTGGAAATATTGTCTGGACTCCCGCCAGCCGATGAAAACCGTGAGCCACAGCTCCTG ATGGAGGTATGGTATGACATAGATGATGAAGACGAGGACCTGACTCTCGAGGACTTCCTGGACAAAAAGATGGGAGACTGGGAGCTGAGCCAGGTGGAGAGCGTCTACTCCCTGGCCTGCAGCTGTCTCCACGAGAGGAAAAACAGACGGCCATTCATCAAACAG GTCGTGTTGGAGCTTAAAGGAGTGGTCAAGAGCATTTCACTGGCGCAGGAGTGA
- the irak4 gene encoding interleukin-1 receptor-associated kinase 4 isoform X2, with amino-acid sequence MNNSVTSATYIRNLSYSLLRKVSDFLDPQDRWRDVMVSIRKPNGDSRYSQHHVRRFEALVVQGKSPTVELLRDWGTTNSTVGELVDILKSHRLLAAASVLLPDSLEETVSAEPQQASPTVETYSAHPTRLLEETETQMPADSSEQTQILQESSELGHTGCPSFFYNELMKITGNFDDRPVSDGGSRLGEGGFGTVYKGLLNDRPVAVKKLTPMDDVSPDELRVQFDQEIQTLKVLKHENLVDMVGFSCDGQHPCLVYPLMVNGSLLDRLACLQGSPPLSWRQRCLIAEGTARGLEYLHSNHHVHRDVKSANILLDETFVAKVSDFGLTRASSKRTSTTMMTERIVGTRAYMAPEALRGEITPKSDVFSFGVVLLEILSGLPPADENREPQLLMEVWYDIDDEDEDLTLEDFLDKKMGDWELSQVESVYSLACSCLHERKNRRPFIKQVVLELKGVVKSISLAQE; translated from the exons ATGAATAACTCGGTAACTTCCGCTACTTACATCCGCAACCTCAGCTACAGTTTACTTCGCAAGGTGTCCGATTTCCTGGACCCTCAGGACAGGTGGAGGGACGTCATGGTGTCCATACGGAAGCCGAACGGGGACTCCAGGTACTCTCAGCATCATGTGAG gAGGTTCGAAGCTCTTGTTGTTCAGGGTAAGAGTCCCACAGTGGAGCTGCTTCGTGACTGGGGGACCACCAACAGCACAGTGGGTGAACTGGTGGACATTTTGAAGAGTCacaggctgctggctgctgcgtctgtcctcctgcctg ACTCACTGGAAGAGACCGTATCTGCAGAGCCGCAGCAGGCCTCCCCAACGGTCGAAACGTACAGCGCACATCCAACGAGACTactggaggagacggagacacAGATGCCAGCAGACAGCTCTGAGCAGACACAGATTCTACAGGAGAGCAGTGAACTAGGTCACACAG GTTGTCCCAGTTTTTTCTACAACGAGCTCATGAAGATCACAGGAAACTTTGACGACCGCCCCGTGTCAGACGGCGGCAGCAGGCTCGGAGAGGGAGGCTTCGGCACCGTATACAAAGGTCTCCTGAACGACAGACCTGTTGCAGTGAAAAAGCTCACACCA ATGGATGACGTCTCCCCGGACGAGCTGCGAGTTCAGTTCGACCAAGAGATCCAGACTCTGAAAGT GTTGAAACACGAGAACTTGGTCGACATGGTTGGATTTTCCTGTGATGGACAGCACCCATGTTTGGTGTACCCCTTAATGGTTAATGGTTCTCTGCTGGACCGACTAGCTTGTTTG CAGGGAAGTCCCCCACTGTCCTGGCGACAGAGATGCCTGATAGCTGAAGGCACAGCGAGAGGCTTGGAGTATCTGCACAGCAACCATCATGTCCACAGGGATGTTAAAAG TGCGAATATCCTGTTGGATGAAACATTTGTGGCAAAGGTCTCAGACTTCGGGCTGACGAGAGCGTCGTCCAAGCGGACGTCAACAACCATGATGACAGAGAGGATCGTGGGCACCCGTGCGTACATGGCACCCGAAGCGCTGAGAGGAGAGATCACACCAAAATCTGACGTCTTCAGCTTTGGAGTG GTGTTGTTGGAAATATTGTCTGGACTCCCGCCAGCCGATGAAAACCGTGAGCCACAGCTCCTG ATGGAGGTATGGTATGACATAGATGATGAAGACGAGGACCTGACTCTCGAGGACTTCCTGGACAAAAAGATGGGAGACTGGGAGCTGAGCCAGGTGGAGAGCGTCTACTCCCTGGCCTGCAGCTGTCTCCACGAGAGGAAAAACAGACGGCCATTCATCAAACAG GTCGTGTTGGAGCTTAAAGGAGTGGTCAAGAGCATTTCACTGGCGCAGGAGTGA
- the twf1a gene encoding twinfilin-1a: MSHQTGIQAGNDVKDVFASARSGDQYRVLKIVIEDEQLTLGATKKASKKWDQEYDSLVLPLIEDDVPCYILYRLDSTNNQGYEWLFLAWSPDRSAVRQKMLYAATRATLKKEFGGGHIKDEIFATAKEDLNLSGYRKHLTSQSAPLPLTAAEEELRQIKLNEVQTDISVDTKQQTLQGVAFPLHKDAVAALERYRDKKLNYVQLQVDFEQELIRLCSTEPTEVKDLPLRIPKDSARYHFFLYKHSHEGDYLESTVFIYSMPGYSCSIRERMLYSSCKNPLVDMVENNLRIEIEKKLEIDNGDELTSDFLYEEVHPKQYAHKQAFAKPRGPAGTKGGRRITRPPAGREEED; this comes from the exons ATGTCACATCAGACGGGCATTCAAG cGGGCAATGATGTGAAGGACGTCTTTGCCAGCGCCAGGAGCGGAGACCAATATCGAGTGTTGAAGATTGTCATTGAGGATG AGCAGCTGACTCTGGGCGCCACCAAGAAGGCATCGAAGAAGTGGGACCAGGAGTATGACTCCTTAGTGCTGCCCCTCATCGAGGATGATGTCCCCTGCTACATTCTGTACCGGCTGGATTCCACAAACAACCAGGGCTACGAGTGGCTCTTCCTGGCCTGGTCGCCGGACCGCTCCGCT GTGCGACAAAAAATGTTATATGCTGCTACCAGAGCCACACTGAAGAAAGAGTTTGGAGGCGGGCACATCAAGGATGAGATATTCGCAACCGCAAAG GAGGATTTGAACCTCTCTGGATACAGGAAGCATCTGACCTCGCAGTCGGCTCCCCTGCCcctcactgctgcagaggaggaactGAGGCAGATCAAACTAAatgag gtgcagaCGGACATCAGCGTGGACACCAAGCAGCAGACTCTGCAGGGAGTGGCCTTCCCTCTTCACAAAGACGCCGTTGCAGCGCTCGAACGTTACAGGGATAAAAAACTCAACTACGTGCAACTG CAAGTAGACTTCGAACAGGAGCTGATTCGCTTGTGCAGCACTGAGCCAACAGAGGTGAAGGACCTGCCACTGAGAATCCCTAAAGATTCTGCGCGTTACCACTTCTTCCTCTACAAACATTCCCACGAAGGCGACTACTTGGAGTCCACAG TCTTCATTTATTCTATGCCGGGGTACAGCTGTAGCATCCGAGAGAGGATGCTGTATTCCAGCTGCAAAAATCCTCTTGTCGACATGGTGGAAAACAATCTCCGAATTGAGATTGAGAAAAAG TTGGAGATCGACAATGGGGACGAACTGACCAGCGACTTCCTGTACGAAGAGGTGCATCCCAAGCAGTATGCACACAAGCAGGCCTTCGCCAAACCCCGAGGCCCCGCCGGCACGAAGGGCGGCCGCCGCATCACTCGACCACCCgcggggagagaggaggaagattaA